GAAACAAACTCTTTAAATGATGAATACTTCATAGTATTGCAGGCAGTTTTAGAAAATTTCATACATTTTCTCCAAAAAAACAATGCACTAGGCTCTGTATTTATTGAGTCTAGAAATCATAAAGAAGATACTGACATTAGAAATACATATTATAAAATCATGGCAAATGGTACCTTATATTTAAATGCAAATTCTTTTCAAGATAAGCTTTTAAATAATTTAAACTTTGTTATAAAAGAAGACAACAACATTGGAGTGCAGCTTGCAGATTTTGTTCCAGGAACATTAAATAGAAAATGCAATGGTCTTAATCCTAAAGAACCAAATATATATGAAGTTATAGAATCAAGTTTATATAATGGAAAGTGTAATTTAAAAGAAAGATTTGGCTTTAAAATAATGCCTTGATAGGACAAGCTTAATGGAGTTAAAAGTTAAACAAAAGTATAGTAAATGTATAACAAAACCTTTGACTTGGTATCGAAACAATACTATAATAATACTATAACGTACTTCAAGAAGTACGTCATAAATTAAGTTAATTTTGAAGATCACGATAGTTTTCTTCACTAATATAATATTTTATAAGGGAATTACGATAGTTCTTCGCTTATAGTTTTAAAAAAATCTTTACCGAATAGCTAAGATTTTTTTTGTTTTGGTTATTTTAAGTTATTTTGGGTCATACTATTTGGTAGAAGAGATTTTTAATAAAGATCTCTGACAACTTAAAATTTTTTGCATACTATATAAGTATAGAATTACGATAGTTCTTCTATACATGTTTATTTTATGATTGAATTATGAATATTCTTCAATTATAAATTTTTAAAGAAACCTTCTCTGTATAGTCAAGGTTTCTTTTTGTTTTTTAATTTAGTATTTCTATGAGTTTATTATCTATTATATTAATTTTTGTGAACTAAAGAGTTAAA
This genomic stretch from Clostridium beijerinckii harbors:
- a CDS encoding DUF3800 domain-containing protein, which codes for MKKYFLFLDESKPNGSNLKHLCLGGVIIEEDTYKKTIIREINSMKNSVFGNTEVILHESELRSAKGEYSEMRKEKKRTFFWKELNRIFVTYNITTIGAAIDVDKYRSFYETNSLNDEYFIVLQAVLENFIHFLQKNNALGSVFIESRNHKEDTDIRNTYYKIMANGTLYLNANSFQDKLLNNLNFVIKEDNNIGVQLADFVPGTLNRKCNGLNPKEPNIYEVIESSLYNGKCNLKERFGFKIMP